In the genome of Delphinus delphis chromosome 15, mDelDel1.2, whole genome shotgun sequence, one region contains:
- the CTF1 gene encoding cardiotrophin-1 isoform X2 — translation MSRREGNLEDPQADSSISPLPHLESKIQQTHSLARLLTKYAEQLLQEYVQHQGDPFGLPGFSPPRLPVADLSAPAPGHAGLPVPERLRLDEAALAALPPLLDVVRRRQAELNPRALRLLRRLEDAARQARALGAAVEAVLAALGAETRGPRPEPAAAAIAAATVTAGVFPAKVLGLRVCGLYREWVSRTEADLGQLAPGGPA, via the exons ATGAGCCGGAGGGAGGGAAATCTGG AGGACCCCCAGGCTGACTCCTCAATCTCACCCCTTCCCCACTTGGAGTCCAAGATCCAACAGACACACAGCCTTGCCCGCCTCCTCACCAAATATGCTGAGCAGCTGCTCCAGGAATAT GTGCAGCACCAGGGAGACCCCTTCGGGCTGCCTGGCTTCTCGCCCCCGCGGCTGCCGGTGGCCGATCTGAGCGCCCCGGCCCCGGGCCACGCGGGCCTGCCGGTGCCCGAGCGCCTGCGGCTGGACGAGGCGGCGCTAGCCGCGCTGCCACCGCTGCTGGACGTCGTGCGCCGCCGCCAGGCCGAGCTGAACCCGCGCGCGCTGCGCCTGCTGCGGCGCCTGGAGGACGCGGCGCGCCAGGCGCGGGCCCTGGGCGCCGCCGTGGAGGCCGTGCTGGCCGCTCTGGGCGCCGAGACCCGCGGGCCCCGACCGgagcccgccgccgccgccattgCCGCGGCCACTGTCACTGCGGGCGTCTTCCCGGCCAAGGTGCTGGGGCTCCGCGTGTGCGGCCTCTACCGCGAGTGGGTGAGCCGCACCGAGGCCGACCTAGGCCAGCTGGCGCCCGGGGGCCCGGCCTAA
- the CTF1 gene encoding cardiotrophin-1 isoform X1: MILGQGTHFRRTTVWQMSGALFSLSWNGTEPAWLKRWRIQSGASGFRKSQPGRSGQEARGWGALIPPPLFPPEDPQADSSISPLPHLESKIQQTHSLARLLTKYAEQLLQEYVQHQGDPFGLPGFSPPRLPVADLSAPAPGHAGLPVPERLRLDEAALAALPPLLDVVRRRQAELNPRALRLLRRLEDAARQARALGAAVEAVLAALGAETRGPRPEPAAAAIAAATVTAGVFPAKVLGLRVCGLYREWVSRTEADLGQLAPGGPA; this comes from the exons ATGATTTTGGGACAGGGAACACATTTCAGGAGAACAACCGTTTGGCAAATGTCTGGTGCCCTATTTTCCCTCAGTTGGAATGGGACAGAACCTGCCTGGCTTAAAAGGTGGAGAATTCAGAGTGGAGCTTCCGGGTTCAGGAAGAGCCAGCCTGGAAGAAGTGGTCAAGAAGCAAGGGGTTGGGGTGCCCTCATTCCTCCCCCCCTTTTCCCACCAGAGGACCCCCAGGCTGACTCCTCAATCTCACCCCTTCCCCACTTGGAGTCCAAGATCCAACAGACACACAGCCTTGCCCGCCTCCTCACCAAATATGCTGAGCAGCTGCTCCAGGAATAT GTGCAGCACCAGGGAGACCCCTTCGGGCTGCCTGGCTTCTCGCCCCCGCGGCTGCCGGTGGCCGATCTGAGCGCCCCGGCCCCGGGCCACGCGGGCCTGCCGGTGCCCGAGCGCCTGCGGCTGGACGAGGCGGCGCTAGCCGCGCTGCCACCGCTGCTGGACGTCGTGCGCCGCCGCCAGGCCGAGCTGAACCCGCGCGCGCTGCGCCTGCTGCGGCGCCTGGAGGACGCGGCGCGCCAGGCGCGGGCCCTGGGCGCCGCCGTGGAGGCCGTGCTGGCCGCTCTGGGCGCCGAGACCCGCGGGCCCCGACCGgagcccgccgccgccgccattgCCGCGGCCACTGTCACTGCGGGCGTCTTCCCGGCCAAGGTGCTGGGGCTCCGCGTGTGCGGCCTCTACCGCGAGTGGGTGAGCCGCACCGAGGCCGACCTAGGCCAGCTGGCGCCCGGGGGCCCGGCCTAA
- the LOC132437689 gene encoding cardiotrophin-2-like, whose amino-acid sequence FLLPAALCLLTLLLPPLSLGAPISPAEPISQAYSLALYMQKNTSTLLQTYLQCQGSPFSDPGFSAPELQLSSLPPAAVSFKTWHVLNDRERLSCAQGAFLALTQHLQLVGDDQSDLNPGSPILLAQLGAATLRAQGLLGNMAAIMTALGLPIPPEEDTLGLVPLGAWAFERKCRGYVVTQEYGHWTDRAVRDLALLKAKYPG is encoded by the exons TTTCTCCTGCCAGCCGCCCTCTGCCTGCTGACCCTGCTGCTGCCACCCCTCAGTCTGGGAGCCCCCATCTCCCCAGCTGAGCCCATCAGTCAAGCCTACAGCCTGGCACTCTACATGCAGAAGAATACTTCAACACTGCTGCAGACTTAT CTCCAGTGCCAAGGCAGCCCCTTTAGTGATCCTGGCTTCTCAGCGCCAGAGCTCCAGCTCAGCAGCCTGCCTCCTGCCGCCGTCTCCTTCAAGACCTGGCATGTGCTGAATGATAGGGAGCGTCTGAGCTGTGCCCAGGGGGCCTTCCTGGCCTTGACCCAGCACCTCCAGCTCGTGGGGGATGACCAGAGTGACCTGAACCCTGGCAGTCCCATCCTTCTGGCTCAGCTAGGGGCTGCAACACTCAGGGCCCAAGGCCTACTGGGCAACATGGCTGCCATCATGACTGCCCTGGGCCTGCCTATCCCCCCAGAAGAGGACACTCTCGGGCTTGTCCCCTTAGGGGCCTGGGCCTTCGAGAGGAAATGTCGAGGTTATGTAGTAACCCAGGAATATGGCCATTGGACTGACCGAGCTGTGAGGGACTTGGCTCTGCTCAAGGCCAAATACCCTGGGTAG